In Dermacentor variabilis isolate Ectoservices chromosome 7, ASM5094787v1, whole genome shotgun sequence, a genomic segment contains:
- the LOC142587545 gene encoding protein Skeletor, isoforms B/C-like: MTAVGGLSVTAVFATAASLLFGCVKCEDTHEGLYIGKINTYAHQVSGHVYAIDEYTILIKNFFYDGLGQDAFFWAGSSVRPSNVGFIVPDEEGKTNKLQPYTDKDIYLQLPNRRKITSIRWFAVWNLREHANYGDIFFPEGFEPPSPRRISEFSRRGAGVRSGTVVIVDSKTIQIPDFYFSGNVSDTYFWVGLGPQPNSAGQKVPDEKGYLEPLGRYEEKTIELTLPGKMTVFDIDWLSVWNTELNENYGSVIVPHGQDIPPSQLGSMEHESRLPNCEQLHAILQVRWEIQGRSITLQLTAQIEEDEYIAFGISGAANSSKMVGADVAVCYIDGHYANAVDYNISDRFPCSNVLGRYRGVCPDLKVEGKESYQILTFTRKDGLTSFVYRRTLLNPDDDGDQIFNPDGDTYLVWAIGKYNEFKEPSFHHMFPRGNLKINFGRKEAADNCFEFITGQKRKKPDPWPTFRIRDKAVDTFVARIGPAGLWKGYMGITGRSSPGESWYMNGVLVPEIHVQRGHAYTFRVEGGNNPHNARYYHPLYITDSPAGGYARLTEQERLGVKIYAGVQFDRRGRPQPSAAGRLCAWLYNTSEPRQADEFASFPKFRNTMRLQCDDGQPAVLSWMPNDSTPDVVYYQSYTTPNVGWKIVVVDEIVSGSGAVSWQRVSPSAAAVLATLLTALSVIVCAY; the protein is encoded by the coding sequence ATGACGGCGGTCGGCGGATTGAGCGTGACGGCCGTCTTCGCGACGGCGGCGAGCCTGCTGTTCGGCTGCGTGAAGTGCGAAGACACTCACGAGGGCCTCTACATCGGCAAGATTAACACGTACGCGCATCAGGTGTCCGGTCACGTGTACGCCATCGACGAGTACACGATCCTCATCAAGAACTTCTTCTACGACGGCCTGGGTCAGGACGCGTTCTTCTGGGCCGGATCCAGCGTGCGTCCCAGCAACGTCGGTTTCATCGTTCCCGATGAAGAAGGGAAGACGAACAAGCTGCAGCCGTACACCGACAAGGACATATACCTGCAGCTTCCCAACCGGCGTAAGATTACCAGCATCCGCTGGTTCGCCGTGTGGAACCTGCGGGAGCACGCGAACTACGGCGACATCTTCTTTCCCGAGGGCTTCGAGCCGCCCTCCCCGAGGCGGATATCGGAGTTCTCCCGGCGCGGCGCCGGCGTGCGTTCCGGCACCGTCGTGATAGTGGATTCGAAGACCATCCAAATCCCGGACTTTTACTTCAGCGGAAACGTCTCCGACACCTACTTCTGGGTCGGCCTCGGACCGCAACCGAACAGTGCGGGCCAGAAGGTCCCCGACGAGAAAGGGTACCTGGAACCGCTCGGCCGCTACGAGGAGAAGACCATCGAGCTGACGCTACCCGGAAAGATGACCGTCTTTGACATCGATTGGCTGAGCGTGTGGAACACGGAGCTGAACGAGAACTACGGATCGGTGATTGTGCCACACGGCCAGGACATCCCGCCTTCGCAGCTGGGATCGATGGAGCACGAATCTCGCCTGCCCAACTGCGAGCAGCTACACGCGATCCTGCAGGTCCGCTGGGAGATCCAGGGCCGCAGCATCACGCTCCAGCTCACGGCGCAGATAGAGGAGGACGAGTACATCGCCTTCGGCATCAGCGGCGCTGCCAACTCTTCGAAGATGGTGGGCGCGGATGTAGCGGTCTGCTACATCGACGGTCACTACGCCAACGCCGTCGACTACAACATATCGGACAGGTTCCCGTGTTCTAACGTGCTGGGCCGCTACCGGGGCGTCTGCCCCGACTTGAAGGTCGAAGGCAAAGAGAGCTACCAGATCCTGACTTTTACGCGCAAGGACGGGCTCACAAGCTTCGTCTATCGCCGGACGCTTCTCAACCCGGACGACGACGGAGACCAGATCTTCAACCCCGACGGCGACACCTACCTCGTCTGGGCCATCGGCAAGTACAACGAGTTCAAGGAACCTTCGTTCCACCACATGTTCCCGAGGGGCAACCTGAAGATCAACTTCGGCAGGAAGGAGGCCGCCGACAACTGCTTCGAGTTCATCACGGGTCAGAAACGCAAGAAGCCCGATCCCTGGCCCACGTTCCGCATCCGGGACAAAGCGGTGGACACGTTTGTCGCCAGGATCGGGCCGGCCGGTTTGTGGAAGGGCTACATGGGCATCACGGGCCGCAGCAGTCCCGGCGAGAGTTGGTACATGAACGGCGTGCTCGTGCCCGAGATTCACGTGCAGCGGGGCCACGCGTACACGTTCCGCGTGGAAGGGGGCAACAACCCGCACAACGCGCGGTACTACCACCCGCTGTACATCACCGACAGCCCCGCCGGCGGCTACGCGAGGCTCACCGAGCAGGAGAGGCTGGGGGTCAAGATCTACGCCGGCGTCCAGTTCGACCGCCGGGGCCGGCCGCAGCCCAGCGCGGCGGGCCGGCTCTGCGCCTGGCTCTACAACACCTCGGAGCCCCGGCAAGCGGACGAGTTCGCCAGCTTCCCCAAGTTCCGGAACACGATGCGCCTGCAGTGCGACGACGGCCAACCGGCGGTGCTCTCGTGGATGCCCAACGACAGCACGCCGGACGTGGTCTACTACCAGAGCTACACGACGCCCAACGTGGGCTGGAAGATCGTCGTCGTGGACGAGATAGTCTCGGGCAGCGGGGCCGTCTCGTGGCAACGGGTGTCGCCGAGTGCCGCCGCCGTGCTGGCGACGCTGCTGACAGCGTTGAGCGTGATAGTGTGCGCTTATTAA